One Streptomyces sp. L2 genomic window carries:
- a CDS encoding aminotransferase class V-fold PLP-dependent enzyme, with amino-acid sequence MSVSTAATHQAVCPQLPVLGRDVTVPLVTGGEVTYAALDYAASAPALQRVWDDVAAYAPYYGSVHRGAGYLSQLSTDLFENARSTVAEFLDCRDDDQVVFTRSTTDSLNLLARALPAGCEVFVFETEHHASLLPWQDARVSYLDAPRTPRQAVHTLERALADRDPHGPALVCVTGASNVTGELWPVRELAAAAHAHGARIVLDAAQLAPHHPVSLRDLDVDWVAFSGHKLYAPFGSGVLAGRADWLRAAEPYLAGGGASRTVSRRQDGGVDVEWHESAARHEAGSPNVIGAYAIASACKALTEAGWDTLVAREQHLVEKVRTGLAGVPEVKVLSLFGDDAPRVGVISFVVEGWNSSHFAAALSAEYGIGVRDGLFCAHPLLRTLLGTSPQTQGECGAPEAAPGEKSLNAIRVSFGAGTPDEHTDRFITAVRELVTNGTQWTYHTENGRCVPVA; translated from the coding sequence ATGTCCGTCTCCACCGCTGCCACTCACCAGGCCGTTTGTCCCCAGCTGCCCGTTCTGGGGCGGGATGTCACCGTCCCGCTCGTCACCGGCGGCGAGGTCACCTACGCGGCCCTCGACTACGCGGCCAGCGCCCCCGCCCTCCAGCGCGTCTGGGACGACGTGGCGGCCTACGCGCCGTACTACGGCAGCGTCCACCGCGGCGCCGGCTACCTCTCCCAGCTCTCCACCGACCTCTTCGAGAACGCCCGCTCGACGGTCGCCGAGTTCCTGGACTGCCGCGACGACGACCAGGTGGTCTTCACCCGGTCGACCACGGACTCCCTCAACCTGCTGGCCCGCGCCCTGCCCGCAGGCTGCGAGGTCTTCGTCTTCGAGACCGAGCACCACGCGTCCCTGCTGCCCTGGCAGGACGCCCGGGTCAGCTACCTCGACGCGCCCCGCACCCCGCGGCAGGCCGTCCACACCCTGGAGCGGGCCCTCGCCGACCGCGACCCGCACGGCCCGGCCCTGGTCTGCGTCACCGGCGCGTCCAACGTCACCGGCGAGCTGTGGCCCGTACGCGAGCTGGCGGCCGCCGCCCACGCGCACGGCGCCCGGATCGTCCTGGACGCCGCCCAGCTCGCCCCGCACCACCCGGTCTCCCTGCGCGACCTCGACGTCGACTGGGTCGCCTTCTCCGGCCACAAGCTGTACGCCCCGTTCGGCTCCGGAGTCCTGGCCGGCCGCGCCGACTGGCTGCGGGCCGCCGAGCCGTACCTCGCGGGCGGCGGCGCCAGCCGCACGGTGAGCAGGCGCCAGGACGGCGGCGTGGACGTGGAGTGGCACGAGAGCGCCGCCCGCCACGAGGCCGGCTCCCCGAACGTGATCGGCGCCTACGCCATCGCCTCGGCCTGCAAGGCGCTGACGGAGGCCGGCTGGGACACCCTCGTCGCCCGCGAGCAGCACCTCGTCGAGAAGGTCCGCACCGGTCTGGCCGGGGTCCCCGAGGTGAAGGTCCTCTCGCTCTTCGGCGACGACGCCCCGCGGGTCGGCGTGATCTCCTTCGTCGTCGAGGGCTGGAACAGCTCCCACTTCGCCGCCGCCCTCTCCGCCGAGTACGGCATCGGCGTCCGCGACGGCCTCTTCTGCGCCCACCCCCTGCTCCGCACCCTCCTCGGCACGTCCCCCCAGACCCAGGGCGAATGCGGCGCCCCCGAGGCCGCCCCCGGCGAGAAGTCCCTCAACGCCATCCGAGTCAGCTTCGGCGCGGGCACCCCGGACGAACACACGGACCGCTTCATCACAGCGGTACGAGAACTGGTGACCAACGGCACCCAGTGGACCTACCACACAGAAAACGGCCGCTGCGTCCCGGTGGCTTGA
- a CDS encoding Lrp/AsnC ligand binding domain-containing protein, translated as MITAIVLIKTSVDRIPEIAERIASLESVSEVFSVTGTYDLIAMVRVRRHEDLADVIPGRISKIPGVEGTDTHVAFRTYSQHDLEAAFAIGLDS; from the coding sequence GTGATCACCGCGATCGTCCTGATCAAGACCAGCGTGGACCGGATCCCCGAGATCGCGGAGCGGATCGCTTCGCTGGAGTCGGTGAGCGAGGTGTTCTCCGTCACCGGGACGTATGACCTGATCGCGATGGTACGGGTGCGGCGGCACGAGGATCTGGCGGATGTCATTCCGGGGCGGATCAGCAAGATTCCCGGGGTGGAGGGGACGGATACGCACGTGGCGTTCCGGACGTACTCGCAGCATGATCTTGAGGCTGCGTTTGCTATTGGATTGGATTCCTAG
- a CDS encoding rhomboid family intramembrane serine protease, which produces MISHWSATAGRTLRAVRHSPAPMTYGLIALCCLLFVLGPASGLTPGYGSRDALLAAQRAYFRHWGVIPADLFEGTVRQALTPATALFVHGSWVHLLGNMLFLFVFGAMTEERMGRVEFTLFYLGCGYLALLGYAAANTTSQEPLVGASGAISAVLGAFLYLFPRARVTSLLPFLFFLPLRFPAWVVLPFWAGLQWLAAERSAQGPGVAYLAHLVGFGLGFLYAWGRYGRTTRVKGAAAPVPEGENQP; this is translated from the coding sequence ATGATCAGCCACTGGAGCGCGACGGCCGGCCGGACCCTCAGGGCGGTCCGGCACTCCCCGGCGCCGATGACGTACGGCCTCATCGCCCTGTGCTGCCTGCTCTTCGTGCTGGGCCCGGCCTCCGGGCTGACTCCGGGATACGGCTCCAGGGACGCGCTGCTAGCCGCGCAGCGGGCGTACTTCCGACACTGGGGCGTGATCCCCGCAGACCTGTTCGAAGGAACGGTCCGGCAGGCGCTCACCCCGGCCACGGCCCTGTTCGTGCACGGCAGCTGGGTGCATCTGCTCGGCAACATGCTCTTCCTCTTCGTCTTCGGGGCGATGACCGAGGAACGGATGGGCCGGGTGGAGTTCACCCTCTTCTATCTCGGCTGCGGATACCTGGCCCTGCTGGGCTACGCGGCCGCCAACACCACCTCCCAGGAGCCGCTGGTGGGCGCCTCCGGGGCGATCTCGGCGGTCCTCGGGGCGTTCCTGTACCTGTTCCCCCGGGCCCGTGTGACCAGTCTCCTCCCGTTCCTCTTCTTCCTGCCGCTGCGCTTCCCGGCGTGGGTGGTGCTGCCGTTCTGGGCGGGGCTGCAGTGGCTGGCTGCGGAGCGGTCGGCACAGGGGCCGGGGGTGGCGTACCTGGCGCACCTGGTCGGCTTCGGGCTGGGGTTCCTCTACGCGTGGGGGCGCTACGGCCGTACCACTAGAGTGAAGGGCGCAGCCGCCCCGGTACCCGAGGGAGAGAACCAGCCGTGA
- a CDS encoding NYN domain-containing protein, which yields MVETAGGGPGDGTAEVLDRPLPDGVRRRVVQIVSDGFGGLTVAELPAQLRQYARFAPNRRTKFAGNAMAAALETDAVFRQRIGEKFREAQPELSGALDSGSPPPAADPLDVAAAAYVLRPAGWVKLVTAAGEEAQRADAERVGEESRAELERLREELAQARGQTRTETERLRAELESAKREAEALHRKLRAALSDVKRGEAALRKARGEIDAVRAEAQAQVSAAESETRRLKARLGEAEAGLEATRRAAREGRSVEDMRVRLLLDTLLDATQGLRRELALPPVSVRPAETVDAVEPGRMTPKDIAARALSENDPAILDQLLALPQAHLVVDGYNVTKTGYPQMPLEKQRLRLLGQLSQLAAQTGAEVTCVFDGAELAAPVLLAPPRGVRVLFSKPGVTADELIRQLVRAEPPGRPVIVASTDREVADGVARAGARPVASAVLLKRLS from the coding sequence ATGGTGGAGACCGCAGGCGGGGGGCCGGGCGACGGCACCGCCGAGGTGCTTGACCGTCCGCTGCCCGACGGCGTGCGCCGCCGGGTCGTACAGATCGTCTCGGACGGCTTCGGCGGACTGACCGTGGCGGAACTGCCCGCCCAGTTGCGGCAGTACGCCCGGTTCGCCCCCAATCGGCGGACCAAGTTCGCGGGCAACGCGATGGCGGCCGCGCTGGAGACCGACGCGGTCTTCCGGCAGCGGATCGGGGAGAAGTTCAGAGAGGCGCAGCCGGAACTGTCCGGCGCCCTCGACTCCGGCTCGCCGCCCCCGGCCGCGGATCCGCTCGACGTGGCGGCCGCGGCCTATGTGCTGCGCCCCGCGGGCTGGGTGAAGCTGGTCACCGCGGCCGGCGAGGAGGCCCAGCGCGCCGACGCCGAGCGCGTCGGCGAGGAGAGCCGCGCCGAGCTGGAGCGGCTGCGTGAGGAGCTCGCGCAGGCCCGCGGCCAGACCCGCACCGAGACCGAACGGCTGCGCGCGGAGCTGGAGTCGGCGAAACGCGAGGCCGAGGCGCTGCACCGAAAGCTGCGGGCGGCGCTCAGCGACGTCAAGCGCGGCGAGGCCGCCCTGCGCAAGGCGCGGGGCGAGATCGACGCCGTACGGGCCGAGGCGCAGGCGCAGGTGTCCGCCGCGGAGAGCGAGACCCGGCGGCTCAAGGCCCGCCTGGGCGAGGCCGAGGCCGGCCTGGAGGCCACCCGGCGGGCCGCCAGGGAGGGCCGCAGCGTCGAGGACATGCGGGTACGGCTGCTGCTCGACACCCTGCTCGACGCCACCCAGGGGCTGCGCCGGGAACTCGCCCTGCCACCGGTGTCCGTGCGGCCCGCCGAGACCGTGGACGCGGTCGAACCGGGACGGATGACCCCGAAGGACATCGCGGCACGCGCCCTGTCCGAGAACGACCCGGCCATCCTCGACCAGCTGCTCGCGCTGCCGCAGGCCCATCTCGTCGTCGACGGCTACAACGTCACCAAGACCGGCTATCCGCAGATGCCGCTGGAGAAGCAGCGGCTGCGGCTGCTCGGCCAGCTCTCCCAGCTCGCCGCGCAGACCGGCGCGGAGGTCACCTGCGTCTTCGACGGCGCCGAGCTGGCCGCGCCGGTGCTGCTCGCGCCGCCGCGCGGGGTGCGGGTGCTGTTCTCCAAGCCGGGGGTCACCGCGGACGAGCTGATCCGCCAGCTGGTGCGCGCCGAACCGCCGGGCCGTCCGGTCATCGTCGCCTCCACCGACCGCGAGGTGGCCGACGGCGTGGCACGGGCCGGCGCCCGACCGGTCGCCTCTGCGGTACTTCTGAAGCGGTTGTCCTGA
- a CDS encoding C40 family peptidase, with protein sequence MASHRRPKQPSRTRVTVLTTAAAAAVALSANAANAAPSEKPSKSEVKAKVDKLYEQAEQATEKYNGAKEKQEKLQKEISTIQDNVARGQQDLNKLRDGLGSLATAQYRSGGIDPSVQLFLSSHPDDFLDKASTLDQLSSQQVESLKKIQDKQRELAQERSEASDKLKDLASTRTELGKKKKEVQGKLAAAQKLLNTLTAKEKAQLAEQQARANRSSSERVHLGDAPPASGMAGAAFSAAQSKIGSPYVYGASGPSSFDCSGLTSWAYAQAGVSIPRTSQAQANAGTRIYSVSQLKVGDLVLFYGDLHHIGLYAGNGQVLHAPHTGASVRYESISNMPFQFGVRI encoded by the coding sequence GTGGCGTCCCACCGTCGACCCAAGCAGCCGAGTCGCACGCGCGTGACCGTGCTGACCACAGCGGCAGCAGCCGCCGTCGCACTGAGTGCGAACGCCGCGAACGCCGCGCCGAGCGAGAAGCCCAGCAAGAGCGAGGTCAAGGCCAAGGTCGACAAGCTCTACGAGCAGGCCGAGCAGGCCACCGAGAAGTACAACGGCGCCAAGGAGAAGCAGGAGAAGCTCCAGAAGGAGATCTCCACCATCCAGGACAACGTCGCCCGCGGCCAGCAGGACCTCAACAAGCTGCGCGACGGCCTGGGTTCACTGGCTACCGCCCAGTACCGGTCCGGCGGCATCGACCCCTCCGTCCAGCTCTTCCTGTCGTCCCACCCGGACGACTTCCTCGACAAGGCCTCCACGCTCGACCAGTTGAGCAGCCAGCAGGTCGAGTCGCTGAAGAAAATCCAGGACAAACAGCGCGAACTCGCCCAGGAGCGCTCCGAGGCCAGCGACAAGCTGAAGGACCTTGCCTCCACCCGCACGGAGCTGGGCAAGAAGAAGAAGGAAGTCCAGGGCAAGCTCGCCGCCGCGCAGAAGCTGCTCAACACCCTCACCGCCAAGGAGAAGGCGCAGCTCGCGGAGCAGCAGGCGCGGGCCAACCGCTCCTCCTCCGAGCGCGTGCACCTCGGCGACGCGCCGCCGGCCTCCGGCATGGCCGGGGCGGCCTTCTCCGCCGCCCAGAGCAAGATCGGCTCGCCCTACGTCTACGGCGCCTCCGGTCCCTCCTCCTTCGACTGCTCGGGCCTCACCTCCTGGGCCTACGCCCAGGCCGGCGTCTCCATACCCCGCACCTCCCAGGCCCAGGCCAACGCGGGCACGAGGATCTACAGCGTCAGCCAGCTCAAGGTCGGCGACCTCGTGCTCTTCTACGGCGACCTGCACCACATCGGCCTCTACGCCGGCAACGGCCAGGTGCTGCACGCCCCGCACACCGGCGCCAGCGTGCGCTACGAGTCGATCAGCAACATGCCGTTCCAGTTCGGCGTCCGCATCTGA